In Streptococcus respiraculi, one DNA window encodes the following:
- the uvrA gene encoding excinuclease ABC subunit UvrA codes for MKDKIEIHGARAHNLKNIDVTIPRDKLVVVTGLSGSGKSSLAFDTLYAEGQRRYVESLSAYARQFLGNMDKPDVDSIEGLSPAISIDQKTTSKNPRSTVGTVTEINDYLRLLYARVGTPYCINGHGAISASSVEQIVDEVLELPERQRLQILAPIVRKKKGQHKAIFEKIQKDGYVRVRVDGDIYDVTEVPELSKSKQHTIEVVVDRIVIKDGVRSRLFDSIEAALRIAEGYVIIDTMDDKEMLYSEYYACPVCGFTVPELEPRLFSFNAPFGSCSDCDGLGMKLEVDEDLIVPDRQKTLREGALAPWNPISSNYYPQMLEQAMTQFGIDMDTPFEELTDDEKSLIFHGSDGKEFHFHYENEFGGVRDIDIPFEGLITNISRRYRDTNSDYTRQVMRTYMNELTCATCHGYRLNDQALSVRVGGEQGLHIGELSELSVADHLAVLSQLQLSANEVTIATPIVKEIKDRLTFLNNVGLNYLTLSRSAGTLSGGESQRIRLATQIGSNLSGVLYILDEPSIGLHQRDNDRLIASLKKMRDLGNTLIVVEHDEDTMREADYLIDIGPGAGVFGGEIVASGTPAQVAKNKKSITGQYLSGKREIPVPLERRIGNGRFIEVTGARENNLQNVTARIPLGKFVAVTGVSGSGKSTLVNSILKKAIAQKLNRNSEKPGKFKSISGIEHLDRLIDIDQSPIGRTPRSNPATYTGVFDDIRDLFAQTNEAKIRGYKKGRFSFNVKGGRCEACSGDGIIKIEMHFLPDVFVPCEVCHGRRYNSETLEVHYKEKNIAEVLDMTVNDAVEFFKHIPKIERKLRTIQDVGLGYVTLGQPATTLSGGEAQRMKLASELHKRSTGKSLYILDEPTTGLHTEDIAQLLKVLARFVDDGNTVLVIEHNLDVIKTADHIIDLGPEGGVGGGMIIATGTPEEVAANEASYTGQYLKGKLHDLH; via the coding sequence ATGAAAGATAAGATTGAAATTCATGGGGCTCGTGCCCATAATTTGAAAAATATTGATGTGACGATTCCACGTGATAAATTGGTCGTGGTGACAGGCTTGTCTGGTTCGGGGAAATCAAGTCTCGCTTTTGACACCTTGTACGCAGAAGGTCAACGGCGCTATGTTGAGAGCTTGTCGGCTTACGCTCGTCAGTTTTTGGGCAATATGGATAAGCCCGATGTGGACTCGATTGAGGGATTAAGTCCTGCTATTTCGATTGATCAGAAGACCACCTCAAAAAATCCGCGTTCGACGGTCGGTACAGTGACGGAAATCAATGACTATCTGCGTCTCTTGTATGCTCGAGTAGGAACACCTTACTGTATCAACGGGCACGGGGCGATTTCAGCCTCGTCTGTAGAGCAGATTGTCGATGAGGTATTGGAGCTGCCTGAGCGTCAGCGCCTGCAAATTCTAGCACCTATTGTCCGTAAGAAAAAAGGGCAGCATAAGGCTATTTTTGAGAAGATTCAAAAAGACGGCTATGTTCGTGTCCGAGTGGACGGGGATATCTATGATGTGACAGAAGTTCCTGAGCTATCAAAAAGCAAGCAGCATACCATTGAAGTGGTGGTTGACCGAATTGTGATTAAGGACGGAGTGCGTTCTCGTTTGTTTGACTCGATTGAGGCAGCTCTGCGCATTGCGGAAGGCTATGTCATCATCGATACCATGGATGACAAGGAAATGCTCTATTCAGAGTATTATGCCTGTCCAGTTTGTGGTTTTACAGTACCGGAATTAGAGCCGCGCCTCTTTTCTTTCAATGCGCCGTTTGGCTCTTGTAGCGACTGTGATGGTCTTGGAATGAAGTTGGAAGTGGACGAAGACTTGATTGTACCAGATCGGCAAAAGACCTTGCGTGAGGGAGCTTTGGCACCGTGGAATCCAATTTCTTCCAACTACTATCCGCAGATGTTGGAACAGGCCATGACCCAGTTTGGGATTGATATGGATACGCCCTTTGAGGAGTTGACGGACGATGAGAAGAGCTTGATTTTCCATGGTTCAGACGGCAAAGAATTTCATTTCCATTATGAGAATGAATTTGGCGGGGTGCGTGACATTGATATTCCTTTTGAGGGGTTGATTACAAATATCAGTCGCCGTTACCGCGATACCAATAGCGATTATACCCGTCAAGTCATGCGAACCTATATGAATGAGCTGACCTGTGCAACTTGCCACGGCTACCGCTTAAATGACCAGGCCTTGTCGGTTCGTGTCGGTGGGGAACAGGGATTGCACATCGGGGAATTGTCAGAACTATCTGTCGCAGACCACTTAGCTGTCTTGTCGCAGCTGCAACTTTCTGCCAATGAAGTGACGATTGCGACTCCGATTGTCAAAGAAATCAAGGACCGCTTGACTTTCTTGAACAATGTGGGACTCAATTATCTGACCTTGTCACGGTCTGCGGGAACCTTATCAGGTGGGGAAAGCCAGCGGATTCGCTTGGCAACTCAAATCGGTTCAAATCTATCAGGGGTCTTGTATATCTTAGATGAGCCGTCGATTGGGCTTCATCAGCGAGATAATGACCGCTTGATTGCTAGTCTTAAGAAAATGCGGGACTTGGGTAATACCTTGATTGTCGTTGAGCACGACGAAGACACCATGCGGGAGGCGGATTATCTGATTGATATTGGACCAGGTGCGGGTGTCTTTGGCGGTGAGATTGTCGCTTCTGGAACACCAGCCCAGGTCGCAAAAAACAAAAAATCAATTACGGGGCAATATCTATCTGGTAAGCGCGAAATTCCAGTACCTTTGGAGCGGAGAATTGGAAACGGTCGTTTTATCGAAGTAACGGGTGCACGTGAAAATAATTTGCAAAACGTAACGGCTCGGATTCCGCTTGGGAAATTTGTCGCTGTAACAGGTGTATCAGGTTCTGGCAAGTCTACCTTGGTCAATTCTATCTTGAAAAAAGCTATTGCTCAGAAACTCAATCGCAATTCGGAAAAGCCAGGGAAATTCAAATCCATTTCGGGAATTGAGCACTTGGACCGTTTGATTGACATTGACCAGAGTCCGATTGGTCGTACTCCGCGTTCCAATCCAGCAACGTATACGGGTGTATTTGATGATATCCGTGATTTGTTTGCCCAGACCAATGAAGCCAAGATTCGTGGCTACAAGAAAGGACGTTTTTCGTTCAATGTCAAAGGTGGCCGTTGTGAGGCTTGCTCGGGAGATGGGATCATCAAGATTGAGATGCACTTCCTGCCAGATGTCTTTGTCCCGTGTGAGGTCTGCCATGGTCGCAGGTATAATTCAGAGACTCTAGAAGTCCATTACAAGGAAAAAAATATCGCGGAAGTCCTTGATATGACCGTCAATGACGCAGTCGAGTTCTTCAAGCATATTCCAAAAATTGAGCGGAAATTGCGGACCATTCAAGATGTCGGTCTAGGTTATGTCACCTTGGGGCAACCAGCGACAACTCTCTCAGGAGGAGAAGCTCAGCGGATGAAGTTAGCCAGTGAGCTCCACAAGCGCTCAACTGGGAAATCCTTGTATATTTTGGACGAGCCAACGACAGGTCTCCACACAGAAGACATTGCCCAGCTATTAAAAGTTTTGGCACGCTTTGTCGATGACGGAAATACGGTACTTGTCATCGAGCATAATTTAGATGTGATTAAGACCGCAGATCATATCATTGACTTAGGTCCAGAAGGTGGTGTCGGTGGCGGTATGATTATCGCAACTGGAACACCAGAAGAAGTAGCTGCAAACGAAGCCAGCTATACAGGCCAGTATTTGAAAGGGAAGTTACATGATTTACACTAA
- a CDS encoding sucrose-specific PTS transporter subunit IIBC, with translation MDYNKVAKDVIAAVGRDNLVAAAHCATRLRLVLKDDSKVDQAALDQHEDVKGTFKASGQYQVIIGPGDVNFVYAELIKETGLKEVSTDDLKNIAASDQKFNPIMALIKLLSDIFVPIIPALVAGGLLMALRNFLTSEGLFGPQSIEQTFPAIQGVSEMIQLMSAAPFMFLPILVGISAAKRFGANQFLGAAIGMIMTTPALGGGEAFWDIFGMQVAQTSYIYQVIPVLAAVWVLSILEKFFHKHLPAAVDFTFTPLLSVMLTGFLTFTVIGPVMLLVSNGITNGIVWLYNTTGFLGMTVFGGTYSLIVMTGLHQSFPAIETQLLTAFNENGTGYGDFIFVVASMANVAQGAATLAVWFLTKDSKTKGLTSSAAVSAFLGITEPALFGVNLKYRFPFFCALAGSAVGAAVAGLTHVIAVSLGAAGFLGFLSINASSIPMYIVCELIAFAVAFALTFAYGKTKAAAVFAAEDTAAVSAVSEAPAQAVEVASESVEETFVSPLSGEVVALENVNDPVFSSGAMGKGLAVKPSEGVVYAPADAEVTIAFETGHAYGLKTVSGAEILIHIGIDTVSMEGDGFEKLVAAGDNVKAGAPIAKFDASKIAAAGLDDTTMVIVTNTADFAAVEALASATVAHGDAFIKVAK, from the coding sequence ATGGATTACAATAAAGTAGCTAAGGACGTCATTGCAGCAGTTGGAAGAGACAATCTTGTTGCAGCGGCACACTGTGCAACTCGTCTACGCTTAGTTCTCAAAGACGATTCAAAAGTTGACCAAGCTGCCTTGGATCAGCACGAAGACGTTAAAGGAACATTCAAAGCATCAGGGCAGTACCAAGTCATTATCGGACCTGGGGATGTGAACTTTGTTTATGCAGAGTTGATTAAAGAAACTGGTCTAAAAGAAGTTTCGACAGATGATTTGAAAAATATTGCAGCTAGTGATCAGAAATTCAATCCGATCATGGCTTTGATCAAACTGTTGTCAGATATCTTTGTCCCAATTATTCCAGCCCTTGTAGCAGGTGGTTTATTGATGGCATTGCGTAATTTCTTGACTTCAGAAGGTTTATTTGGTCCTCAATCAATCGAGCAAACTTTCCCAGCTATTCAAGGTGTTTCTGAAATGATTCAACTCATGTCAGCTGCGCCATTCATGTTCTTGCCAATTCTTGTCGGAATTTCAGCAGCAAAACGTTTTGGTGCCAACCAATTCCTAGGAGCTGCAATCGGTATGATTATGACTACTCCAGCTCTTGGTGGCGGAGAAGCCTTCTGGGATATTTTTGGAATGCAAGTTGCTCAGACAAGCTACATCTACCAAGTTATTCCAGTTTTGGCTGCTGTATGGGTTTTGTCTATCTTAGAGAAATTCTTCCACAAACACTTGCCTGCTGCAGTTGACTTTACCTTTACACCATTGCTATCCGTCATGCTTACAGGTTTCCTAACCTTCACAGTCATTGGTCCGGTGATGTTATTGGTATCAAATGGTATCACTAATGGAATTGTATGGTTGTATAACACAACTGGTTTCCTTGGTATGACGGTGTTTGGTGGAACTTACTCCTTGATTGTTATGACAGGACTTCATCAATCATTCCCAGCCATTGAAACTCAATTGTTGACAGCTTTTAATGAAAACGGAACTGGTTACGGAGACTTCATCTTTGTTGTTGCCTCAATGGCAAACGTTGCTCAAGGTGCAGCAACACTTGCAGTTTGGTTCTTGACTAAAGATTCTAAAACAAAAGGCTTGACCTCTTCAGCAGCTGTATCAGCCTTCTTGGGAATTACAGAGCCAGCTTTGTTTGGTGTAAACTTGAAATACCGTTTCCCATTCTTCTGTGCCTTAGCAGGATCAGCAGTCGGAGCAGCTGTAGCAGGGTTGACACACGTTATTGCAGTCTCTCTTGGAGCAGCAGGATTCCTTGGCTTCTTGTCGATTAACGCTTCTTCTATTCCAATGTACATCGTCTGTGAATTGATTGCTTTTGCAGTAGCCTTTGCCTTGACATTTGCTTATGGTAAAACAAAAGCAGCTGCAGTCTTTGCAGCAGAAGATACAGCGGCTGTATCAGCAGTATCGGAAGCGCCAGCTCAAGCAGTAGAAGTAGCTTCAGAATCTGTTGAAGAAACCTTTGTTTCACCACTTTCAGGTGAGGTGGTTGCTCTTGAAAATGTTAACGACCCTGTCTTTTCATCAGGTGCTATGGGGAAAGGTCTTGCAGTGAAGCCGTCTGAAGGTGTTGTCTACGCACCAGCAGATGCAGAAGTTACGATTGCTTTTGAAACAGGTCACGCTTATGGCTTGAAGACAGTAAGTGGTGCGGAAATCCTTATCCACATCGGCATTGACACCGTATCAATGGAAGGTGATGGATTTGAAAAATTGGTCGCAGCAGGTGATAACGTCAAGGCTGGTGCACCAATTGCTAAGTTTGATGCAAGCAAAATTGCAGCAGCAGGTCTCGATGACACAACCATGGTTATCGTAACCAATACAGCAGACTTCGCAGCAGTTGAAGCACTTGCAAGTGCCACAGTTGCTCACGGGGATGCCTTTATCAAAGTTGCAAAATAA
- a CDS encoding sucrose-6-phosphate hydrolase codes for MAFTTEERYRAYADWPADYIETIKNNTKSSPWRTNFHIETPHGLLNDPNGFSYFNGKWSLFYQYFPFGAAHGLKSWVHTESTDLVHFEPTGIMLYPDTALDSHGAYSGSAMQFGDKLFLFYTGNVRDENWVRHPYQIGALMDTDGKIEKMDQVLIEQPLDTTDHFRDPQIFNFKGDYYAIVGGQNLDKKGIIKLYKAVDNDYRNWDYVADLNFDNDLTAYMMECPNLVFIDKQPVLLYCPQGLDKAVLDYDNIYPNLYKIGQAFNADIATMVNPAPLEQLDYGFECYATQAFNAPDGRALAVSWLALPDVEYPTDRYDYQGCLSLVKELTIKDGKLYQYPVEAITSLRTDTQVFAEKTKTNNVYELALTVEADSSLDLVLFADADGHGLKLTIDPANKRIVLDRKDCGEAFALDFGTERQCHIDNQATTANIFIDKSVFEIFINKGEKVFSGRVFPRQDQTGIKVLSGQAAGNYYSLDYGRKTN; via the coding sequence ATGGCCTTCACCACCGAAGAACGCTACCGTGCCTATGCAGACTGGCCAGCAGACTACATTGAAACCATCAAGAACAACACCAAAAGCTCCCCTTGGAGAACGAATTTCCATATTGAGACTCCCCACGGCCTCTTAAATGACCCCAATGGCTTTTCTTATTTTAATGGAAAATGGAGCCTCTTCTACCAGTATTTCCCATTTGGTGCCGCTCACGGCTTAAAATCATGGGTTCACACCGAGTCAACCGATCTGGTCCACTTTGAGCCAACAGGCATCATGCTCTATCCTGATACAGCGCTCGACAGCCATGGCGCTTATTCTGGCTCTGCCATGCAGTTTGGCGACAAGCTCTTTCTTTTTTATACAGGAAATGTTCGCGATGAAAATTGGGTCCGCCACCCCTACCAAATCGGTGCCCTCATGGATACTGATGGGAAGATTGAAAAAATGGATCAGGTCTTGATTGAGCAACCTCTTGACACAACAGACCACTTCCGCGATCCACAAATTTTCAACTTCAAAGGTGACTACTATGCCATTGTCGGCGGACAAAATTTAGATAAAAAAGGAATTATCAAACTCTACAAGGCTGTGGACAATGACTACAGAAATTGGGACTATGTCGCTGACTTGAACTTCGACAACGATTTAACCGCCTACATGATGGAATGTCCAAATTTAGTCTTCATCGATAAACAGCCCGTCCTTCTCTATTGTCCACAAGGACTTGACAAGGCTGTCCTTGATTATGACAACATCTATCCAAACCTCTATAAAATCGGGCAAGCCTTCAATGCTGACATAGCGACTATGGTCAATCCAGCTCCCCTTGAGCAGTTGGATTACGGTTTTGAATGCTATGCAACCCAAGCCTTTAATGCACCTGACGGACGCGCTCTTGCTGTCAGTTGGCTCGCTCTTCCAGACGTTGAGTATCCGACAGACCGCTATGACTACCAAGGCTGCCTGTCCCTCGTCAAGGAATTGACCATCAAAGACGGCAAGCTCTATCAATATCCAGTTGAAGCTATTACCAGTCTTCGCACGGATACACAAGTCTTTGCAGAAAAAACAAAAACCAACAATGTCTACGAGTTAGCCTTAACCGTAGAAGCAGATAGCAGCTTAGACTTGGTTCTCTTTGCAGATGCTGATGGACACGGACTCAAGCTTACCATTGACCCTGCAAACAAACGTATTGTGCTTGACCGCAAGGACTGCGGAGAAGCTTTCGCCCTTGATTTTGGTACCGAACGTCAGTGTCACATTGACAATCAAGCAACAACTGCCAATATCTTCATTGACAAATCTGTCTTTGAAATTTTCATCAATAAAGGAGAAAAGGTATTTTCTGGACGTGTCTTCCCACGACAAGATCAAACTGGCATCAAGGTTCTCTCAGGTCAGGCAGCTGGAAATTACTACTCATTAGATTATGGTCGCAAAACTAACTGA
- a CDS encoding M24 family metallopeptidase yields the protein MIYTKRLEQLRHQLAANNLPALLITNLKDIYYLTGFWGSAGTVLITAERQVLITDDRYITYAQSVVKDFEVVSDRDALSVVAAILKDSKVTDLAFEDEVSVAYYQAMQTVFEGIRLVPTADMVMNLRMIKDETEIAIIQRACQISDQAFLDALDFIKPGKTELEVANFLDFRMREMGSEAVSFDTIAASGYRSAMPHGRASEKVIEAGDALTLDFGCIYEHYVSDMTRTIYIGSVSDEEAEIYQTVLEANQALIAAAKAGMEYREFDGVPRRVIEAAGYGPYFTHGIGHGMGLDVHEIPYFRQTATDKIQAGMVLTDEPGIYLEGKYGVRIEDDLLITETGCKILTLAPKELIVI from the coding sequence ATGATTTACACTAAAAGATTAGAGCAATTACGTCATCAACTAGCAGCAAATAATCTGCCTGCCCTCCTCATCACGAATTTGAAGGATATTTACTATCTGACAGGTTTCTGGGGTTCGGCTGGAACGGTTTTGATTACAGCAGAACGACAAGTGTTGATCACTGATGATCGCTATATCACCTATGCCCAGTCTGTGGTCAAGGATTTTGAGGTGGTATCAGACAGAGATGCCCTTTCAGTGGTTGCAGCAATCTTAAAAGATAGCAAGGTGACTGACTTGGCCTTTGAAGATGAGGTGTCAGTAGCCTACTACCAAGCTATGCAGACAGTCTTTGAAGGAATACGCTTAGTGCCAACAGCAGATATGGTCATGAACTTACGTATGATTAAGGATGAGACAGAGATTGCGATCATTCAACGTGCCTGTCAGATTTCGGATCAAGCCTTTTTAGACGCATTGGATTTTATCAAACCGGGGAAAACGGAGCTTGAAGTGGCGAATTTCCTTGATTTTCGCATGCGGGAAATGGGGTCTGAGGCTGTATCCTTTGATACCATTGCTGCATCTGGTTACCGCTCGGCTATGCCGCACGGACGTGCGTCCGAGAAGGTCATCGAAGCTGGTGATGCTCTTACACTTGATTTTGGCTGTATCTATGAACATTACGTGAGTGACATGACGCGGACTATCTACATCGGCTCTGTCAGTGATGAAGAGGCAGAAATTTACCAGACTGTTTTGGAGGCTAACCAAGCTCTGATTGCGGCAGCTAAGGCTGGCATGGAATACCGTGAATTTGATGGGGTGCCACGCCGTGTGATTGAAGCGGCAGGCTACGGTCCCTACTTTACGCATGGTATTGGCCATGGTATGGGGCTTGATGTCCATGAAATTCCTTATTTCAGACAAACAGCGACCGATAAGATTCAAGCTGGTATGGTCTTGACCGATGAGCCAGGGATTTATTTGGAAGGAAAATATGGTGTACGGATTGAAGATGATCTCTTGATTACAGAGACAGGTTGTAAAATCTTGACCTTGGCACCAAAAGAGTTGATTGTGATTTGA
- the nusB gene encoding transcription antitermination factor NusB has protein sequence MKSKQHESRHYLRQCALQAIVSLEFGQEPVQAAQFAYLYDHDEEQEVEIPLFLLNLVTGVADVQDEIDAQLATRLKAGWTLDRLTLIDKNIMRLGLFEILYFEETPDRVAVNEAIELAKEFSDPASAKFINGVLSQFIKKEEA, from the coding sequence ATGAAGAGTAAGCAACACGAATCACGGCATTATTTGCGCCAATGTGCTCTTCAGGCGATTGTGTCCCTAGAATTTGGTCAAGAACCTGTTCAAGCAGCCCAATTTGCCTATCTCTATGACCATGACGAAGAGCAAGAAGTGGAAATCCCTCTCTTTTTGCTAAATCTGGTGACAGGAGTCGCAGATGTACAAGATGAGATTGATGCCCAATTGGCAACACGCTTGAAAGCAGGATGGACCTTGGATCGCTTGACATTGATTGATAAAAATATTATGCGTTTGGGTCTCTTTGAAATTTTGTATTTTGAAGAAACGCCAGACCGCGTAGCTGTCAATGAAGCGATTGAGCTAGCCAAAGAATTTTCAGACCCTGCTTCTGCAAAATTCATCAACGGTGTCTTAAGTCAGTTTATTAAAAAAGAAGAAGCCTAA
- a CDS encoding Asp23/Gls24 family envelope stress response protein, giving the protein MAKENLGEIVIAPRVLEVITGIASAKVEGVHSLHNKKVRDGLSKTALNRGVYLQTDEAGDVTADIYVYLEYGVNVPTVSMNIQRAVKTAVANYADVTVKTVNIHVDGIVPDKTPKPDLKDLFGEDFLDEE; this is encoded by the coding sequence ATGGCAAAAGAAAATTTAGGCGAAATCGTTATCGCACCTCGGGTCTTGGAGGTGATTACAGGGATTGCCTCTGCTAAGGTGGAAGGTGTTCATTCGCTACACAACAAAAAAGTAAGAGATGGCTTGTCAAAAACAGCCTTGAACCGTGGTGTCTATCTTCAGACAGATGAGGCAGGCGATGTGACAGCGGATATCTATGTGTATCTAGAGTACGGTGTCAACGTTCCGACAGTATCGATGAACATTCAGCGTGCGGTCAAAACAGCTGTTGCTAACTATGCCGATGTGACAGTGAAAACCGTTAACATTCATGTGGACGGCATTGTGCCAGACAAGACACCAAAACCAGACTTAAAGGATTTGTTTGGTGAGGACTTCTTAGATGAAGAGTAA
- a CDS encoding LacI family DNA-binding transcriptional regulator, producing MVAKLTDVAKLAGVSPTTVSRVINKKGYLSEKTVKKVTDAMRELGYKPNNLARGLQGKSAKLVGLIFPNISNVFYAELIAHLEKELFNRGYKAIICNSQHDSAKEREYLEMLTANQVDGIISGSHNLGIKDYDRVSAPIIAFDRNLSPSTPIVSSDNYGGGVLAAQTLEKAGCRQPIMITGNDDSNSPTGLRQKGFSSVFPTADVHHISSDFSPIRKEMEIRTILQTTKADGIFISGDLTAMLVWNIAQSLGMSIPEDLKLIGYDGTYFIETHYPQLTTIKQPLADIARLMVDLLIQKINGQTLEQHYSLPITLLAGRSV from the coding sequence ATGGTCGCAAAACTAACTGATGTCGCAAAACTAGCTGGGGTCAGCCCCACAACTGTCTCTCGTGTCATTAACAAAAAAGGCTATCTTTCCGAAAAAACCGTCAAAAAAGTCACTGATGCCATGCGGGAACTGGGCTACAAACCCAACAACCTTGCTCGAGGCTTGCAGGGCAAATCTGCCAAACTAGTCGGATTGATTTTCCCCAATATTAGCAATGTTTTTTATGCGGAATTGATTGCGCATCTGGAAAAGGAACTTTTCAATCGAGGCTACAAGGCTATTATCTGCAACAGCCAGCATGATTCCGCAAAGGAGCGAGAATATTTGGAGATGCTAACAGCCAATCAGGTAGACGGGATTATCTCTGGTAGCCATAATCTAGGCATAAAGGACTATGACCGTGTATCTGCTCCGATTATCGCCTTTGACCGAAATTTATCTCCGTCAACACCCATCGTCTCTTCTGATAACTACGGAGGCGGAGTCCTAGCTGCTCAGACCTTAGAAAAAGCTGGCTGTAGGCAGCCCATTATGATCACAGGAAACGACGATTCCAATTCTCCAACGGGACTGCGCCAAAAAGGCTTTTCTAGCGTATTCCCAACAGCTGATGTTCACCATATCTCCAGTGACTTCTCTCCCATTCGCAAGGAAATGGAAATTAGGACCATTCTACAGACGACCAAGGCAGACGGAATCTTTATCTCAGGAGATCTGACTGCCATGCTAGTCTGGAATATCGCTCAATCCTTGGGCATGTCCATTCCAGAAGACCTGAAGCTGATTGGTTATGACGGAACTTACTTTATCGAGACCCATTATCCGCAGCTAACTACAATCAAACAGCCACTAGCAGACATTGCTAGGCTCATGGTTGATCTCCTCATTCAGAAAATCAACGGACAGACCCTCGAGCAACACTATTCACTCCCAATCACCCTCTTAGCGGGTCGGAGTGTCTAA
- the efp gene encoding elongation factor P, giving the protein MIDASKLRAGMTFIAPDGKLLRVLDASHHKPGKGNTIMRMKLRDVRTGSTFDTTYRPDEKFEQAIIETRVATYLYQMDDTAYFMDTESFDQYEIPVASVKEELLYILENSEVKIQFYGTEVIGVTVPTTVELVVAETQPSIKGATVTGSGKPATMETGLVVNVPDFIEAGQKLVINTAEGTYVSRA; this is encoded by the coding sequence ATGATTGATGCAAGTAAATTAAGAGCAGGTATGACATTCATTGCTCCAGATGGAAAACTTCTCCGCGTATTGGATGCAAGCCATCACAAACCAGGTAAAGGCAATACCATCATGCGTATGAAATTGCGCGATGTTCGTACAGGTTCAACGTTTGATACAACCTACCGTCCAGATGAAAAATTTGAGCAAGCGATTATCGAAACACGTGTAGCAACCTACCTTTACCAAATGGATGATACAGCTTACTTCATGGATACAGAGTCATTTGATCAATATGAAATTCCAGTAGCAAGTGTCAAAGAAGAGTTGCTCTACATTCTTGAAAATTCAGAAGTGAAAATTCAGTTCTACGGAACAGAAGTAATCGGAGTGACTGTTCCAACTACTGTTGAGTTGGTCGTTGCTGAAACACAACCTTCTATCAAAGGTGCAACTGTGACTGGATCAGGTAAGCCAGCAACAATGGAAACAGGCCTTGTGGTCAACGTCCCAGACTTCATCGAAGCAGGTCAAAAATTGGTCATCAATACAGCAGAGGGAACATACGTATCACGTGCTTAA
- the scrK gene encoding fructokinase ScrK: protein MTKLYGSLEAGGTKFVCAVGDENFQVVEKTQFPTTTPYETIERTVEFFKRYEDRLAGIAIGSFGPIDIDQNSATYGYITTTPKPHWANIDLLGLIAKEFKIPFYFTTDVNSSAFGEALVRKGVNSLVYYTIGTGIGAGAIQNGEFIGGAGHTEAGHTYVALHPQDVAKEFTGVCPFHKGCLEGLAAGPSLEARTGTRGELIEQNSDVWDVQAYYIAQAAVQATLMYRPQVIVFGGGVMGQEHMLKRVRDKFTALMNGYVPTPDVTEYIVTPAVAENGSATLGNFALAKQISEK from the coding sequence ATGACAAAATTGTATGGAAGTTTGGAAGCTGGCGGGACAAAATTTGTCTGTGCAGTTGGGGATGAGAATTTCCAAGTGGTTGAAAAAACACAATTCCCAACGACAACACCGTATGAAACAATTGAGCGCACCGTTGAATTTTTCAAACGCTATGAGGACCGTCTAGCAGGGATTGCGATTGGATCGTTCGGTCCCATTGATATTGATCAAAATTCAGCAACTTATGGTTACATTACGACAACCCCAAAACCTCACTGGGCCAATATCGATTTGTTAGGCTTGATTGCGAAAGAATTTAAGATTCCATTTTACTTTACGACAGATGTGAACTCTTCTGCTTTTGGAGAAGCTTTGGTTCGTAAAGGTGTGAACAGTCTCGTTTACTACACAATTGGAACAGGAATTGGAGCAGGTGCTATCCAAAATGGCGAATTTATCGGAGGAGCTGGTCATACAGAAGCCGGTCATACCTACGTTGCGCTTCATCCGCAAGATGTGGCAAAAGAATTTACAGGCGTTTGTCCTTTCCATAAGGGGTGCTTAGAAGGACTAGCGGCAGGTCCGTCTTTGGAAGCTCGTACAGGAACACGTGGTGAATTGATTGAGCAAAATTCTGATGTGTGGGATGTTCAGGCCTACTATATCGCTCAAGCGGCAGTACAAGCAACATTGATGTACCGCCCGCAAGTCATTGTCTTTGGTGGCGGTGTTATGGGACAAGAACACATGCTTAAGCGCGTGCGGGATAAGTTTACAGCCTTGATGAATGGCTATGTACCAACTCCTGATGTGACAGAGTACATCGTGACACCAGCGGTAGCTGAAAACGGATCAGCGACGTTAGGAAATTTTGCTTTGGCTAAACAAATATCTGAAAAATAA